One part of the Glycine soja cultivar W05 chromosome 11, ASM419377v2, whole genome shotgun sequence genome encodes these proteins:
- the LOC114375534 gene encoding 5'-3' exoribonuclease 3-like, giving the protein MKRKQVLPKQQSDVSDSNIITPGTEFMHELSKALKSYISSRITSNSLWKDIMVILSDANVSGEGEHKIMSYIRKQLSLEGYNPNTSHCLYGSDVDLIMLAMATHEPHFSILREDVPIQRQHSKDAAKPFKGAIDLLMTVYKKEFNKLGGYLVDMSMSRIGEKNAAFLKLSRLEKFILAVGAYEEKIFKKRSEIREKYLRRFIRDSEDAKQDEENATCYSDLDEENTSDCTLLIKSVLVNNVSATHAEYQIEQNTKDLKDELKICIREKCDLFQSGNFLTDKIKLGTTGYKERYYKAKFSVEGPTDIECKRKEIVCVSSHNFASCFHVWFCSFPFSLDMH; this is encoded by the exons ATGAAAAGGAAACAAGTTCTTCCTAAACAGCAATCTGATGTGTCAGATTCAAATATCATAACACCTGGCACTGAGTTCATGCATGAACTATCTAAGGCCCTTAAAAGCTACATCTCTTCAAGGATAACCTCTAACTCATTATGGAAGGATATTATG gtAATTCTTTCTGATGCTAATGTTTCTGGAGAAGGGGAACATAAGATTATGTCATACATAAGGAAACAGCTTAGTCTTGAGGGATACAATCCAAATACCAGTCACTGCTTATATGGCTCA GATGTTGATCTTATAATGCTGGCAATGGCAACTCATGAGCCCCATTTTTCAATATTAAGAGAG GATGTACCAATACAGCGGCAGCACTCAAAAGATGCCGCTAAGCCTTTCAAG GGGGCTATTGATTTGCTAATGACTGTTTACAAGAAAGAATTCAATAAACTTGGAGGATATCTTGTGGACATGAGCATGAGCAGA ATTGGGGAGAAAAATGCTGCTTTCTTGAAGTTATCCAGACTTGAAAAATTTATACTTGCTGTTGGTGCATATGAAGAGAAAATCTTTAAGAAAAGATCTGAAATACGAGAAAAATATCTGCGAAGGTTTATTAGAGATAGTGAGGATGCT AAGCAGGACGAAGAAAATGCAACATGTTACTCAGATCTTGATGAAGAAAATACTTCTGATTGTACTCTTCTGATTAAGTCTGTTTTGGTCAACAATGTTTCAGCTACACATGCTGAA TATCAGATTGAGCAGAACACAAAGGATTTGAAAGACGAATTGAAGATATGTATTAGAGAAAAATGTGACTTGTTTCAGAGCGGGAATTTCCTAACAGACAAG ATAAAATTGGGAACAACTGGTTACAAAGAAAGATATTATAAAGCAAAGTTTTCTGTAGAGGGACCTACCGACATTGAgtgcaaaagaaaagaaatagtgTGTGTTTCTTCACACAACTTTGCCAGCTGCTTTcatgtttggttttgttcttttccCTTCTCATTAGACATGCACTAG